DNA sequence from the Verrucomicrobiota bacterium genome:
CCAAGCGGAAGGTTCACTCGGCCGCCAGCTCGTCGATGGCCATAAATATGTGAATATCTTTGGTGAACGGATCTCGGTACAGGCTTCGGTTCACACCCTCGGCGGATTCAGTGCCCATGCCGGACAGGGTGAATTACTCGACTGGTTCGCCCATACTCTGCCGTGTAAACCCCGCGTCGCCCTCACCCACGGTGAAGACAAGGCTCGGAAGGCATTGGACGCGCAAATTGCGGAGAAATTCTCCCTCTCGGCCATCCTCCCTAATGAGGGACAAACTCTGGAAGTCTGAGGTTTTTCCATCATTCTGATGACTCGATTGTCCAAGCATATTATTTGATAATGGCCCATCCGGGAGTGTCTTTCGGTGAGTTTACGATAGAAATCCCCAAAGTCGGCTCTGATCTCGTACGCGCGTGGCCACAGGGATTTTTTTAACGGGCATTCTTTTTCTTCCTCGCCACGGGGAAAGGAACGTTCTAGCTTTGCGCCATTCATTATGTGTGGAATCGCCGGTGCATTTACCTTTGCCTCAGACTTTGATGACAGGTCGCTCAAAGCGATGTCGGATGCGATTATTTATCGCGGTCCGGACTCGTGCGGCGAATGGTTCGACCGTCCCAATGGCATTTGGCTGGCCCACCGGCGGCTTTCGATTATCGATCTATCCCCAGCCGGTCATCAGCCGATGATTTCGCAGGATGGCCGCTTCGTCCTTACATTTAACGGTGAGATTTATAATTATCTGGAACTGCGCAAATTGCTCACTGAACGTGGTGTGGTGTTTAAAGGTCATAGTGACACCGAGGTGATCTTGGAAGGTTTCGCCCGGCTGGGACTGCGCGAGACACTCGACAAAATCAGCGGCATGTTCGCCATCGGACTTTGGGACCGTGGAGACAAATCGCTGCGGCTCCTGCGCGACCGCGCGGGGATGAAACCCCTTTATTATTGGAAAGACGGCGACGACATTTATTTTGCCTCCGAGCTGAAATCACTTGTGGCCCTGCCATTTTTCCCGCGCAAAATGCGCGTCGAGTCGCTGGACACTTTTTTCCGTTACGGCTACGTCGCCGCACCCTGGACGATTTATCAGGATGTTTATGAGCTGCGCCCCGGCCAATGGATGGAGTTTTCCGCGCGAGGCCAGAGCCAGGAAATTTATTGGTCCGCCGAAGAGCAATTTGCCCGAGCCCGGCAACCCGGGGCGGTTATCTCGGATGAAGCCACAGCATTACAGGAGCTCGAATATTACTTGGGCCGCGCTGTGGATGAGCACATGATCTCAGATGTCCCGGCAGGGGCCTTTTTATCCGGCGGGATCGACTCATCGTTGATCGTCGCCCTAGCGCAAAAAAAAGCCACCAAGGCCGTAAAAACTTTCTCGATCGGGTTCGAAGAAGCCCTTTATGACGAGAGCAAGCACGCCGAGAAAGTGGCGCAGCATCTCGGGACGGATCATGTCACGGAAGTTTGCACCGCTGGCCAGGCTCTGGATATTATTCCCCGGTTGGCAGACATGTATGACCAGCCATTCTGGGATTCATCATCCATCCCGACTTTCCTCGTGTCGCAAATTGCGCGTAAACACGTCACTGTCTCCCTGAGCGGGGATGCGGGGGATGAACTTTTTGGGGGGTATAACCGTTATTTCTGGTCGATGCAAATTGCGCGGATGCAGGATATATCCGGGCCACTCATGCCACTAGCAGGCAAATTACTCAAAACCATCCCCGAAGCCGGAATCAATGCCCTCCAGAAAATGCTCCTGCCTATCCTGCGCGGCCAATTTTCGCGGCCTGAGCTCGGCCGCCGCCTGCATAAGATCGCCGAGATCATGGCGGAGCCCCCGCTTGCCCAATTCCAGTCCCACCTGAGCGTTTGTCCCCGGGCTGCCCACCCGCTTAAAGAGAATATTTTTGCCGAACTCAGCCTCTCCTCCACCACCCAGGACCAAGGGATGTCACGGCTCATGATGCTGCATGATTTTTGTTATTACCTGCCTTACGATATTTTGACCAAGGTCGACCGCGCTTCCATGGCTGTCTCGCTGGAGTCCCGGATTCCTTTCCTCGATCATCGATTGGTGGAATGGAGTTTCCGCCTCGATGAACGCTTACTCATGCGTCCGGGCCGGGGCAAATTGCTCCTGCGCAAATTGCTCTATCAATATGTGCCGGAATCCTTGATTGAACGCCCAAAAATGGGGTTTGGTGTCCCCATCCATGAATGGTTCCGCGGTCCCTTGAAGGAAAATTTTGTCGACGTGTTCGAATCGACGAAGTCAGGGTGTGGCAACATCATTAATCATGATTTGATCCGTAAGATCTTTGACGAGCACCAGTCCGGCCAAAAACAGTGGGGCCACCAGTTATGGGCATATTACGTCTTTTTCCAATGGGTAGAGAGGTGGAAGCCAATTTTTTAGAGAAATTTCTGGCAGTATTTCCGTTTTTCTGCGTAGATTCTCGACTCTATGGGGGCAACAATCCGAGTAGCAGAAAGACGCGATGCCGAACCGATCAGAGACATCTTTTATGAGGTCTATGGTGGGAATTCGCCGTTTGGTAGTTTTTTCTCTTATAACTGCCTGATTCTCGTCGCTGAGGATGAAGGTCGAGTAGTCGCCGCAATATCGGTGGTATTGAGTGAGCTCAGCCCGC
Encoded proteins:
- the asnB gene encoding asparagine synthase (glutamine-hydrolyzing), which encodes MCGIAGAFTFASDFDDRSLKAMSDAIIYRGPDSCGEWFDRPNGIWLAHRRLSIIDLSPAGHQPMISQDGRFVLTFNGEIYNYLELRKLLTERGVVFKGHSDTEVILEGFARLGLRETLDKISGMFAIGLWDRGDKSLRLLRDRAGMKPLYYWKDGDDIYFASELKSLVALPFFPRKMRVESLDTFFRYGYVAAPWTIYQDVYELRPGQWMEFSARGQSQEIYWSAEEQFARARQPGAVISDEATALQELEYYLGRAVDEHMISDVPAGAFLSGGIDSSLIVALAQKKATKAVKTFSIGFEEALYDESKHAEKVAQHLGTDHVTEVCTAGQALDIIPRLADMYDQPFWDSSSIPTFLVSQIARKHVTVSLSGDAGDELFGGYNRYFWSMQIARMQDISGPLMPLAGKLLKTIPEAGINALQKMLLPILRGQFSRPELGRRLHKIAEIMAEPPLAQFQSHLSVCPRAAHPLKENIFAELSLSSTTQDQGMSRLMMLHDFCYYLPYDILTKVDRASMAVSLESRIPFLDHRLVEWSFRLDERLLMRPGRGKLLLRKLLYQYVPESLIERPKMGFGVPIHEWFRGPLKENFVDVFESTKSGCGNIINHDLIRKIFDEHQSGQKQWGHQLWAYYVFFQWVERWKPIF